The Ostrea edulis chromosome 1, xbOstEdul1.1, whole genome shotgun sequence genomic sequence GAATTAATTTATCACATTATAGTCTACGTTAGCTTGAATTAATTTATCACATCATAGTGTACGTTAGCTTGAATTAATTTATCACATTATAGTGTACGTTAGCTTGAATTAATTTATTCTATTATAGTGTACGTTAGCTTGAATTAATTTATCACATTATAGTGTACGTTAGCTTGAATTAATTTATCACATTATAGTGTACGTTAGCTTGAATTAATTTATCACAACTGTACATGTGTTTATCTATTCACTCTcattaatataatttttctttacGAAAACAAGGGCATACACTTGCTCTGGCATTATTGGACGAGTCCTAGTGGCTGAAACATCATCTCCTGTTGTACTGGAAACCCACTCTAAGCTTTGAAATACATTGATAACAACTCTTAATATATGAAACAATACAGGGGCTAGCTGTATTGGCTATCATAATGCTCAAAAGTATCGATTTATATCGATAGTCGATATAATGATCCAGGTCTGTGCTACACTACGTGGATACCCTTCTTGTAAAGATCAGATAATCGATGCATTGATCCAGTGCTACACTACGTGGATACCCTTCTTGTAAAGATCAGATAATCAATACATTGATCCAGTGCTACACTACGTGGATACCCTTCTTGTAAAGATCAGATAATCGATGCATTGATCCAGTGCTACACTACGTGGATACCCTTCTTGTAAAGATCAGATAATCGATGCATTGATCCAGTGCTACACTACGGGGATACCCTTCTTGTAAAGTTCTTCAATCCATCACCAGTGTCCCATGATGTATGCCTATCTAACCTGATCCCTGATGACAGCAGGTTTACATAATCACTGGCAGCCATAGTCTAGAGATTTACTTACCCACTACCATCAAGGTGAACTCGAACCCCTTCTTGACTGACTTCCTGTGGACTTGGTTGGGTAGGTTGGCAAACCCGACATAACCCGACTGTTCTGGTGCTGTGAACTGTAACAAATAAAGGCAAACATCAGCTTCTATATCTAACAGAGTGATGATTAGCATACTACAATCCGCAGAAAAGCAATCACAATGTTGTGATCATCAGCTGTTTTAAGATAAATAGATACCATATAAGCATCTAATTTTtagcaaggatttaattttggcattatcaGCGAGGGTTTTGAGATCGCTAAGAAATGAATATTGCAAACGATTTATTCTGTATCATAGGTAATAGTTAAGTTTCTTGGAATCATAAAGTGCTAAAATTATAGCTCTTGCTAAATATGTATTACCATTTTTATGGGAAAATCGCTAAATTTATGTCCCGCTAAACATTCCACTTCTATGGTATTATTGCTACAGCACCTTGATCTGAAGAATCAGATCACATCGAGTTGACAGgggcggatcatcagatcaaacaagatgcgaagcgtcgagtttaaTCTCATGAACCACACCTGTCAGCGTCGAGTTTAATCTCATGAACCACACCTGTCAGCGTCGAGTTTAATCTCATGAACCACACCTGTCAGCATCGAGTTTAATCTCATGAACCACACCTGTCAGCAGGACATGATTTAACTCTTTGGATCTGAgtgttactgtagtaatgataaattcattatataccccttatgtatttttaaatccatCTTTATAAGACAATAAATGTATTCGTAACTAGAAGTATCCTAGCAGGACTGATCCTCCCACAGGGCACTTTGGATAGTGGGAAATAGTGAATTTGtgtacattgaaaaataaaaacatacttTTGACATAAAGATTCTGGAGAGcaattaatgtaaatgtaagacAATTATATCATGCAGTAGAGTGTTACTCAGAATATTGAAGATATGCCCAATATAATTTCTGAATATTGACATTGACAGGGGCTGGTAGTCTGGGAGAGTTCTCTAAATGTTTACCTGAACTTTTgcttatatatttttaagtcattaaaatttatacagcttttaaagttttatatcaAAAACTCTCTAGAACCATACATTAAGgcatataataataaaatggaAATCTGCTACATACAATAACATGGTAATTAGTCAAGGTCTAACATTGTGAGCCTTTGTGTTTGAAGTTTTTTTGTAAATACGTTAATGAAGgaataaatttgcatatacattacAAATTTCAGGCACAAGACCCATCATTCTATATATGATGAACTTAACAAGCGATAAAAAAAAGCGGGAGTTTTGGGAATATGTCAACAGCAACAAAATCCAGAGTTCAAACTctgagaaaataaaataacacatttttaaaaacaagtttAACACATTTTTTATACCACTGCTGGATCTAAAGTgatggaaagggggggggggggggggatggggaTTTCCACAACCAATTTTTTCAAATGTCCCAACAGTAAACTCTTCTATATCAATAAATAAGTTTATCAAACTTAGTGatgaaaaatgagaaaatctaattaaaattctATTAACTTTAATCTGTAAAGCATAAAAGCTATTAGGGTTAACCAAGTGTATAGAGaccaaattttcattcattttcaaacTACTGTTGCCTAATATAACCATCACAAAACAAGTTCAATTCAACTAGCAAACTGACACCCAGAAATTGCTTTTTAATCTATCAAACTTCATATTACAAAATGTAGGTTTAAAACCTTCTATCAGATGAAAGCCCAGCTCACAGATAAAGAACTGACATACAAGCAGTGTCCtgtatctaattttttttaatcatatcaCATACACCAGCTCTGTATCATAACGAGACTATGCGGAGTATCAAAGCTTTCACTCCTGCTGTGAACGTGAACAGACATTTTGTGTATCGAAATTCTCGACACGTCAAGAGCAGATCGAGCCCTGAGAATATAGACATACTGCATGGTGTTTAGGTAAGCAGCATCACCTGAGAAAAAAATTAGGTGGACACACCTCTCTGTCAGCCTGCAGTATACCTGGTGCAATGTACAGCTGGTTAAACTGATAACGATACGCGTGTGTCAGAACACTATCCCGTGGTATGCAGCAGATCCCTACATCTGCAGGGAATCTCTCTCCGACAGACAGACCTGTGTACTACAATAGCTCTTAACCTCCATGTTTTTTTCTGCTTTACAAACAATTAAAATTCTTTTACCAGCAGGTAACAATCTTACAATAAATTATTTCCCAAAGTTAAACTTTCCATGAATGTAACAAAACCTACATGCATGGAACAGTGCAACATTTAACCTTGAGAAATAAACAGGATGTTGACCATCATACCAACTTTGTGGTATACAAACAAGTCTGTCAAACGATACCCTAATACCCTTTAAGATCATGTTTAGTAATAATCATGGTACTCGTTAGACCCATTGCTCACAATAACCCCCCATTTCAGTCCCTTTATTGCCCATCAAATAAACGACCTGTTTCAGAGCTGCATATTAAGCATGATTTATAATTTGACTGACCAAACCTTTGCTATTCATTAGGCATTCACATCATAAAGTACATGTTTCAAATTTTTTCACATCATCAGCATCAAATGAATATACTGCATGATGAATTCTCAACGATAGTCAATGAATACATAGAACaggttttttttcccttttacaAAGCCTCTCTTGTCCCATGAAGACAATAGTGTAGAGAGGCCTGATGAACTAGAAGTACCCAGCATCTTGTTTACTGGGGACAACACATCCATCATGGAGCTCCATGTCATTATTGATTTCTATCTCCAGGCTATCTGAACTTCAGTGACTCACTGTAAATCTCAACAATATCTGCTTGATTAACAGAAAAATCTGCATGCACTGCAACAACATTAACCATGTATAAACTTACCATTTCATCGAAGACACCTGTTGGAAACATAATTAGTGCACACCTTGTACAATAATTCCCCCAAACAGCAATAGCCTATCTCCGTCTGTTCAAAGCTTGAAGAGGAAGTCTACTCAAAAATATTCAGTGCTCACTCTCAATGAGGGGGCAGGTCAAAAGGACTTCACAATCTCCTCTGATGCCATTCTGCCACATCAAAGACAGGCCATTAAAAGAATTATGACTTTAGAGATGTTCCCCAAGACTGAGAGTTTattattggtaaaaaaaaaaatacacaaagaTATGTGTTTAATCTATTGACAGGCAGATGGGGGAGGTACCAGTAATCATACACTATAAGCATCCTAATCTGTTGTCTGAACAACTCATCAAACTCCTAACATCTGGAATCCATTGCTCTCAGACACACTGATGACAAGGGTCAACATAACATTTAAGAACTGTACTGTGCATGCAGTGCACTGattataaaatactgaaaaCCTActgaaagaatttgtttttaattctattacatcaaacatttttataacTTTTTTTAGATGGTAATTCTTCCTTGCTATTTTAGACAGACTATTTTTTAATCCGACTAACCAATTAGTATTATGATTTTCCTTGTCAATTTCCCTAATTCGGGCAGGACTCTAGGAGAAATCCCATCATCCCCCTTCCGTGTCCTCTAAGTCAAACCTCCAGGAATGTTCCTGATAATGTTTGTGAGATAAGCAAGATGTAGAATGAATAAATGCCCTAACTCACACATCGTTCCCGTAAACTATCTCAAAAAAATCTGTCAGAGAAACTTATTCTAGCAAGATTAAACATAATCGGTCTGCATGTTCACTCCTGTGTAAACTATTGAATAACTTTCATGCCTTTAATTAATCCAATAAACCAAGATTAGCATTAGAACAACGAAGAGCTTAAGACTGCTTTGGAAATCATTAGATTTCTGGTCcacaagaaaaaataaatatgagtCTCCAATTAACATTACTGAGCCAGAGACATGTCATTTTCTGTAAGTATCAGGTTATCAGGATATAATTCTATAAATCAAGGCCTAGAACTAGAAACACATATCCTTCACAACTGGACCTGAACACAAAAAGATGCAATATGAAACCTACACACAAACTTTCAATGGCCAAATGACACATTTCAAAAGCGGTTTTCGTTGTGAACCATTTAAAGCACTTTACAGAAATTAATAGACTTAGCACACCCTCTAAAATAATACACTTCTGTACGACAGATTACAAAGATAAAAAGTGCATATTTCAATACTTCTAACTAGCAACATAAATGGGGAAGGGTGGGAAGTTTGGTGGAATTAATTCCTCCCTGAAAGTACCTCAATTATCCCCAAATTGGTAGTTCAATCGAAATCTTACACCCTAGTAAAAACTATGCAATAGCCCTCCAATCTGCCCAGGATGATCCTAGACTGCAGGAGATCACATTTACTCATTCAGTGCATATGCTACTGAGGTAAACAATTTGTTTTGACTAACCTTGTGAGGTGAACCCCCTTTGACCTTGGCAGTGCCAAGAGACACTGCCCCATTTACTGCATGACAACTGATGGTTTGTGGTGGCTGCTGGGTAGAACCACTCACACCACCTGTATGTGGTGGCTGCTGGGTAGAACCACTCACACCACCTGTATGTGGTGGCTGCTGGGTAGAACCACTCACACCACCTGTATGTGGTGGCCGCTGGGTAGAACCTCTCACACCACCTGCATGTGGTGGCTGCTGTATGACACCACTCTGTGATGATGACGTCAACGTTTCTGTTCCACTAGGGTGTCTTTGTCCAGACACAGAATCTGATACCGTACCAAGTTGTTTTGGTCCAGTGGTTGTATCTGACAGACTGGAGGACCTTGAATCCGATATAGTGCCAGATCTAGAGTTTGGTCTCTTAGGTACTGTGCCATCCACTCTAGCGGAATTGTGAGCTGACTGGACATCGGTTTTGGTGGAACTGTGTCTTCTCTGTGCAACCGAATCCACTTTGACTGAAGAAGAGGAAGAGGAGGAACTCTTTCTTCTTGTTTCAGAAAATGACTCCGATTTCTGAACTTGTCGTGTCTGTTTACCATTAGACAAACTCTGAAACACGTTTCTAGAATTCATGAATGAATCTGATTTCTTAACAGGTTGCCTCTCTTGACCATTTTCTGCAGATTTTCCTCTTGTCAAGTCTGTTCCATTGGTTGACTTGTGGGTTGGACTGGTGGGGGACTTAAGTTGAGTGGTTCCTCCAGGATGTCCCCCTAAGGTTGTAGTGGGTCTTGAGTGACCAGTGTTTCCCACCTGTCCCCCAGAGGCTGGAGTTTTAACAGTTGAGAGTGTGGATGTGTATGTCCCCGGTTTTCTCCTTGGAATCAtaacaacttgtttacaaaaGAAACACAAGCGTAACGTTTCAAGTGTGACATTAAGTATATGTGTTCAAAGTCGTTAATTCAAATTAGACCACCATGTTCCGTAAAACTAACATATTCATTCAGGTGTGCACAGGTGCTGATATAAAATCCACATGACAAGCCAGTCACAAAAACATAAGATTAGATGGTGACCCACAGTCCACACCAGTATAGGCACACAATACACTGATGACCCATTAACACTTCCGAGCCGGTGATATAAATGGTTATGTGCGTAAAAACTGCTTTGGACCTCAGTCTATCTTGGTCTTCAGTCTTAGTTCTGAATTCAAGTCGGCATTTATCATTTGTCTCCACACTCTGCAAACAGATGACAActtttactgtgtgtatttaATCTGATACACTTAACCCCGGTATTTAAACTTTTTGTAAGACGGCCATTCACAGCTCCCGAACTCTAGTGTGTGATCTCACATTGAACAATCCTTAAATTGATACTAAGTCAAACGAGTTTGATCTACTGATGTATGCAGTCAATCAGTCAGACAGATCGTATATATagacatgtatataaaacatcaGCTGAGACATCCGCTTTAATCAGATTCCAGTTCACTGATGGAGAACACAGAAAACAATGCGTATCACAAAGTGTCACCTCCCGGCTACTTGATCTGACACAGCGTAACATACACCCAGGTGCATGAGACTCACTGCTGTATTGTACCCATCATTCCCTGTGGCTGCATGGGGTACTATTTTGTCTCTCAGCCATTCACCAGATCACACAGACAAATCCCTCCCTCTTTGGTTTCAGGTTTGAGATACCTGACCTTTGCTCACTAACCTGAGACTAATTTGGTCCACAGTCTAAATACACAAAACCTATCAAGAACATTTCATGCCCAACTTATGAATAATGCAGGTGAATTGTATGCCTGTCAATGAAAGACCCTTGCCAAAGGATAATTTGTCTGATGgggtcttcaattcaaaataatgtGGAATTCATTATGAACTGTACACACTTTCCAGTCTTTGCTTTTGAAGGTTCTTCTTTGTTTATAAGGCTATAAATTCCTTTTGAATGTGTATCTGAGATTCTTAATGCATAAAAATGCTGTTAATAATAATATCAAATGAGTCAGACTTTCTTAGAGCCTTTGGCAAATCTATTTGGTGTCTCTTTACCTACTCTGACATACATAGCGTAATGTTTTACAATAGCTAACATACGTAGTGTAATGTTTTACAATAGCTAACATACGTAGTGTAATGTTTTACAATAGCTGACATACGTAGCGTAATGTTTTACAATAGCTAACATACGTAGTGTAATGTTTTACAATAGCTAACATACGTAGTGTAATGTTTTACAATAGCTAACATACATAGCGTAATGTTTTACAATAACTAACATACGTAGTGTAATGTTTTACAATAGCTAACATACGTAGTGTAATGTTTTACAATAGCTGACATACGTAGCGTAATGTTTTACAATAGCTAACATACGTAGTGTAATGTTTTACAATAGCTAACATACGTAGTGTAATGTTTTACAATAGCTGACATACGTAGCGTAATGTTTTACAATAGCTGACATACATAGCGTAATGTTTTACAATAGCTAACATACGTAGTGTAATGTTTTACAATAGCTGACATATGTAGTGTAATGTTTTACAATAGCTGACATACGTAGTGTAATGTTTTACAATAGCTTTACTACAAGAGACTTCATGGACCttctatattttttcagaaCAATGTATCTTGTGAGCCTTTCTGACCAATTTTCTGGAATTGCAAACATAAGACAAACACAAATCTGaactacatgatacatgtacattcaaaaaGTGATCTAAAGAAACAGATTCCCTAAGAATCTCTACAATGGTTTCAGTTGGCAATTTTGTGTCCCAATAGTGGCCTCACCTTGTcgcctgggggggggggggggggggggggggggggggggggggggcggggctGCATGATAGTTTGAACATCTTGAAATTGCTTGACATTTAGTTATTACAAAAATATCTTTGCATCGGTTGTGACCTCTAGCCCTGCTTATGCCATGGCTCAGTGTCAAaaccaaatatacatgtaggtagtgattgttcctttgcTAAATGCTCAGCATTTAAAAGTGACAATCACAGGTCTTTTGGAGATGAACTTAAAATCATAGGTCCTAGCTGTGGCACAGCAAGTGTTCGCATATTacagaatcctcactgctatggccctaAGCATATAGGCCTACATCTGTAGTACGTACTTTATCTATGGCTGGcaacgtctcaatatgagtgaaaaattcttaaagGAATGTAAAACAATCTTCCCTTAGAAGATTCCACTTGAATTACTTTACCATATAGGTATTTTGtcaaattaaattaaatacagacagacaaaaagaCAGACCAAAAAGCCATGGATTGACTGATCAGACAAACTCATTTGAATCCTGAGTACAGGTGAGCTAGAGGGGGGATGACAATTATAGATAAACTAAAATATCTCATCTAAAATTGATATAACGATGAACTTCTTGAAGCATAAGCTGTATTTGAGATGTAATCCTCTACATATTAATTGtgttttttatgtatattaggtcaaatatataaaaatattgtttgttttccCTCGCCTGACCGAGTCAGAGATAGTCACACAGACATGAAAGGTTTTATCCCGTCATtctggcattttttttttatttccagaaAATTTCAGGGTCGTTTCAGGTAcagatcagtattttataatgaacagAATTTTCTGTATCTTCATTGGTTtcgatctaaaaaaaatttttaaaaataatacgAGTGGAGGTGGTTTGCTAGATCAAGATGGAgaaatgttgtacatgtatacatgaggAGAGAGGAGACAAGAGATTTCCAGGCATCTATGTGTACAAGTTGTGTTCTTCAATAGGGAGagtgttgatatttcggacGGGTGTGATATTTTCGACAGTCAATAAGAAGCATTACATCTACGTGTTCTCAATTTAAACTTCCTtccaaaattgatatatttacaaactggaaaacacctaaATATATGCGCATGTGTAACTCggctctgattggttgatgtaagcatccattttgtttgattgacaaAATCAAGTCCCATTGAAATGTTTTCTGGTAATAGTAAGATTTACTGTTATGATTaaagaattataaacaaaatcaaaatcactaCCACACATAAATTAAGATAATGTGCAAAATCAAAAGCATAAAATGCCAGTGAACCACAAATAAgaacccatgggccacattgctcacctgagtcaccatggcccatatctaaagattttccctatacatattcgaatgtaaaactttgatccctattatggccccaacctacccctaggggccataatttttacaaacttgaatactcTGCTTTATGTTTGGAAGTtttgatgtaaatgtaaacttttctggcccagtggttcttgagaagaagacttttaaagattttccctatatctttgtatgtaaaacttttatcccctacagtggccccatcctacccccggggaccatggttttaacaaacttgaatctggagtacgtcaggaagcttttatgtaaatgtaaacttttctggcttgatggttcttgagaagatttttaaagattgttcctatatatctctatgtcaaactttgatcgcctactgtggcccaatcctacccccaggggcaatgatctgaacaaacttgaatctactttatacCAGGTAGGTTTAATGAAAATCCCCACTCttatggttctggagaagaagacttttaaatattttcccatatattcacatgtaaatctttgatccctcattgtgaccccaccctatccctgggggtcatgattttaacaaacttgaatctccactatgtcaaaaagctttcatgtaaatttcagctcttctagctgaccaagtggttcttgagaagattttttaattgttgcatttttgtgattatcacCCAAGGATGATCAAATTgaaccaagtttggttgaaaatgacccaatggttctggagaagaagttgaaagtatgaaaagtttacagacagacagacagacgacagactacgggtgatcagaaaagcccacttgagcttttagctcaggtgagctaataaaaggTAGCAATCGAATTTACTGTCCGAAGttataacaccatgtgtccAAAATAACACTATTGTCCATAGCTGCAACATTCTCCCTGTCAGTGAATTTATTTAGGTGTTAATACGTGGCATAAACAGCAGGAAAACCTGATTAAACCTGAGCGTTTGTCAAATCAaccgttatacatgtacaatatgtctATAATGAGCATTTCCGAAATACATGGAGTACTGAAATATCAACACCTTCCCTAAATTGCTAAACGTGACAATCAAAGCAGAACTTTATGCAAGAACCGACTTAATGAGTTTGATGAGGAAACATGAAATGATGTGCTTCAATCAAAATGGTCATGGGAATTTCATactaaataaaattctgctgcctaaaaaaaactttttacctacctaccaaCCCTCCTCCTCTGAAATATTTAGAGTTGGGAGAGGGGAAACAAATGTTTAAATATGGCCTCAGGACTCCTAGATTCCTCTTCCTAGTGAGAGTCAGCTTTGGGATCCGACtcctggcctggatttctcaatAACAAAAACTTAAGtcaaaacttggacttaaggctgagattttactaaaattttgactgctcaaataaaagaaaagtcaaacttaagtttgaaaatttttcaaGAAATTTAAGCCTGGATTCCTCCTCCTATGTAAGAGTAAGCTCCCTTTGCCAGATATTAAAGTTAATTTTCTGAAATAACTCGTGGTCATACCCCATTTACATTCACAGAAATAAAGTTCTAACTAAAGACAAACTGCTTTAAATAATCGTCAGTGTCTGCAGGTGACAGATTAAGTTATACATACAAAGTTCAAATCAAAATTCCATTGCTCTTCACAGCATCCAAGAAATTAATCAGAATACTCTCCTTAAAAGCCATAAACATCATATCATCCTTAAGATTTATCTAAAACGCAAACATTTCTGTGTAAACACTggtttttaatttacataaaaggACAAGTCCACGAAAAACAAGGTTAGTAAATGTAGAACTCTACCAAAACCACTTTTAGATGTAGAACTCTACCAAAACCACTTTTAGATGT encodes the following:
- the LOC125649337 gene encoding septin-2-like isoform X4, which translates into the protein MIPRRKPGTYTSTLSTVKTPASGGQVGNTGHSRPTTTLGGHPGGTTQLKSPTSPTHKSTNGTDLTRGKSAENGQERQPVKKSDSFMNSRNVFQSLSNGKQTRQVQKSESFSETRRKSSSSSSSSVKVDSVAQRRHSSTKTDVQSAHNSARVDGTVPKRPNSRSGTISDSRSSSLSDTTTGPKQLGTVSDSVSGQRHPSGTETLTSSSQSGVIQQPPHAGGVRGSTQRPPHTGGVSGSTQQPPHTGGVSGSTQQPPHTGGVSGSTQQPPQTISCHAVNGAVSLGTAKVKGGSPHKFTAPEQSGYVGFANLPNQVHRKSVKKGFEFTLMVVGESGLGKSTLVNSLFLTDLYPERHIHSAAEKISQTVKIDASTVEIEERGVKLRLTVVDTPGFGDSLNSQDCFKPIIQYIDSQFERYLEDESGLNRRHIVDNRVHCCFYFINPSGHGLRPLDISFMKAVHHKVNIVPVIAKADTLTQQECKQLKRKVMTQIMENGINLYALPDCDEDEDEEYREQCRLLKEAVPFAVIGANTVIEVKGKKVRGRMYPWGVVEVENPDHCDFIKLRTMLITHMQDLQEVTQEVHYENFRAEKLADGGSVPKKTRPENPQTDLSEREKQLVEKEQELRRMQEMIAKMQAEMNQRNTPQKTHQNGEVKSQNV